In Tachypleus tridentatus isolate NWPU-2018 chromosome 7, ASM421037v1, whole genome shotgun sequence, a genomic segment contains:
- the LOC143256730 gene encoding uncharacterized protein LOC143256730, protein MKTLFAVLFLALVATAMAGLLSPYGGYGYAGYAGYPYGGHYGGYYGGHYGGYYGLGHGYFGHLGYGYPYRYGYGHLGYGYH, encoded by the exons ATGAAGACTTTG TTTGCTGTTCTGTTTCTGGCTCTTGTGGCTACTGCTATGGCTGGATTATTGAGTCCATACGGAGGCTATGGCTACGCTGGTTATGCTGGCTACCCTTATGGTGGCCATTATGGTGGTTATTATGGTGGCCACTATGGTGGCTACTATGGTCTTGGCCATGGATATTTTGGGCACCTTGGGTACGGTTATCCTTACAGATATGGCTATGGACATCTGGGCTATGGTTACCACTAA